The Moraxella haemolytica genome window below encodes:
- a CDS encoding SirB2 family protein, with product MKHLHMLTALITLVLFGYQAVFVLSGRQLVLSRAFKGLSHLVYLLLVMSGLYLFWQLLQVAGVQYWAIIKLGLLIVAISSTIKALRPTNQAIQSRAGIIIALIAYVAIIALALTKPNLM from the coding sequence GTGAAACATCTACATATGCTGACAGCACTCATCACTCTTGTGTTATTTGGCTATCAGGCGGTATTTGTGTTAAGCGGTAGGCAACTTGTGCTATCTCGTGCCTTTAAGGGCTTAAGTCATTTGGTCTATCTGCTACTGGTGATGAGTGGGCTGTATTTATTTTGGCAGTTATTACAGGTGGCGGGTGTTCAGTATTGGGCAATCATTAAGCTTGGCTTGTTGATAGTGGCAATCTCATCAACCATAAAAGCACTTCGCCCCACCAATCAAGCCATCCAGAGCAGAGCGGGCATAATAATCGCATTGATTGCTTATGTTGCTATTATCGCCTTAGCACTAACTAAGCCAAATTTAATGTAG
- the greA gene encoding transcription elongation factor GreA: MQRYPMTPEGHQALEAELKQLKTVDRPRITNAIAEAREHGDLKENAEYHAAREQQGLCEARIRDIEAKLGGAQVIDPAKLPQDGRVVFGVTVVLENIDDGEERRYKIVGDDEADFKTGKISVNSPIARGLIGKSEGDEAKIQTPSGLVEFEILEVIYA; this comes from the coding sequence ATGCAACGATACCCAATGACGCCAGAAGGTCATCAGGCATTAGAAGCAGAACTAAAACAACTAAAAACCGTTGATCGTCCTCGCATCACCAACGCCATTGCTGAGGCTCGTGAACATGGCGATTTAAAAGAAAATGCGGAATATCACGCTGCCAGAGAACAACAAGGGCTGTGTGAAGCACGCATTCGTGATATTGAGGCGAAATTGGGTGGTGCTCAAGTGATTGACCCTGCCAAATTACCACAAGATGGGCGAGTAGTCTTTGGGGTAACGGTTGTTCTTGAGAATATTGATGATGGCGAAGAGCGTCGTTATAAGATTGTTGGTGATGATGAGGCGGACTTTAAAACAGGTAAGATATCGGTTAATTCACCGATTGCTCGTGGTTTGATTGGTAAGTCTGAAGGCGATGAAGCTAAGATTCAAACACCAAGTGGACTGGTTGAGTTTGAAATCTTAGAAGTCATTTATGCGTAA